The following is a genomic window from Vicinamibacterales bacterium.
TATGGAGAGCGCGATCCGGTGGCCATCCGGCGAGACGTGCGCGGCGCGATAGGGCTTCGGCTCGAGCGGCAGGGCGTCGGTCGTGCCGTCGCGGTGCAGCCAGACGACGCGGGACAACGCATCGCGATGCTCCGCGGCGACGTACGCGAGAGTGCCGTTGGCCGCGACAGAGTAGTCGGCGGCGCCGGTGTCTTTCGTGAGGATGCCGTCGACCAGCGCGACGGGCGGTGTGGTGACCGTCAGGGTCCGCAGATCGAAGCCCGTGCCGTAGAGGACGCCGCGGACGATGTAGACGAGGTGGCCGTCGGCCAGATAGCGCGGCATCGAACCGTCCGGCACGAGAACGCGCCACGTCGTCGCGCCGCGCGGCAGCACGGCGATGGCCAGATTCCCGTCCTCGCGCATGATCGTGAAGAGCGTGCCGGCGCCTCCAGGCAGCACGTCGGGCCAGACATGAAGGAGCTCGCCCCGCGAGCGATCAGGTGTCGTCAAGACGACCGGCGTGCCGCCGTTCGCCGACACCTGGAAGAGTCCGGCCCACCGCCTCGCGGTCGCAAACACGATGTGCCCCTCGTCGTCCCAGCTGGCGCCGCGCAGATCGTCGAGCCTGGCGAGAGGGCAGAGGGCGGTCAGCGAGCCGCCGGCGATAGGTGCCTTTGCCAGCACCGGCGCGAGTTGATCGCCAACACTCGTCTGAAACACCACCCAGGCACCGTCGTGAGAGAAGAAAGGCGCGTGAGGATTCTGTCCGAGGTTGGGCAGCGCCACAGGCTCGAAGGCGTCCACACGTCGTGAGAGCAGCTGTGTGGCGCTCACGCGCGCCCCTTCGGGATCCAACCGGCGGCTGGCGTAGATGATGCGGCGCCCGTCGCGCGAAATCGACAGATCGGGAGTCGCGTCCCCGATGACCAACGACGCGCCTGAGGTCTGCGCGAGGGTGAGACGTGCGACATCGGCCGCAGGTTGAACGCTGCGAGGCCAAGCTGCGACGGCAATCGCGCCGGCGAGTGCGGCGAGCGCGATCCAGCCGGCCCGGCCGATCCGCCGGCCGCGCTGTGGCGTCCGCGGGTGCGACGGGTCGTCCGGCCCGGCTGATGGCACAGCGAGCTCGAGTCGAGCGTCGCCGATATCGCGAAGGCGCAGTTTCGGATCGCGCTCCAGGCAACGCTCGATCAGGTGCCGGATGCCCATCGGTGTCGACGGCGGGAGCGCTCCCCAGTCCGGGGGATCGCGGAGCACCGCCGATAGCGTGTCGCTCACACTCTCTCCCCCGAACGCTCGACGGCCCGAGAGCATTTCGTAGAGCACGCATCCGAATGCCCAGATGTCGGCTCGCTTGTCGACGGCCTTGCCCCGCGCCTGCTCTGGCGACATGTAGGCCGCGGTGCCGACGATGATCCCCATCTCGGTCGCCCGCGCCGTGACTGTCGGCGATTTCATCGCGTCGACGCTCGACCCGCCGGCAGGATCAATCGCTTTGGCGAGGCCGAAGTCGAGCACTTTCACCGCGCCGTCGGGACGCACCTTGATGTTCGCTGGCTTGAGGTCGCGATGGACGATGGCCTGCTCGTGGGCGGAGTCGAGCGCGTCGGCGATCTGTCTCGCCATCGGCAGCGCGTCGACGAGAGGCACAGGGCCGCGCGCGATCACGGCCGAGAGGTCCTCGCCTTCGACGAGTTCCATGACCAGCGCCGTCGTCCCTTCGGATCGCTCCAGTCTGTAGATCGCGGCGATGTTCGGATGGTTGAGGGCTGCGAGCACTTCCGCTTCGCGCTGAAAGCGGGCCAGGCGCTCGATGTCATCGGCAACCGCCGCCGGCAGTACCTTGATTGCGACGGACCGTTTCAGGTTCGTGTCGGTGGCCTTGTAGACTTCGCCCATGCCGCCGGCGCCGATCGGCGAGTCGATCTCGTAGGAACCGAGGCGGGCTCCCGGTTTCAGCAGCGTTGAGTCCTCCGCGGCACGGTGTCGGAGATGATAGCCAACTTGCGCCGTGAATGACAGCACGACGAGGCGCGTGCGCGGATGACAGTTCTCGGGGCACTATGACGAAGAACATGGGCAAGAGGGAGTGATGCTGGCGACATTTCGCGCTCTGATGGTCGCGCTCGGAGCCGTCGTCTACGCGACGCCGCTCGTCGCGCCGACGGTCACCATTGACGACGTCACCATCATCAATGTTGTGACGGGGAAGCTGTCCCCCCACATGACCGTGGTGGTCGACGGGAACCGGATCGCGAGCGTGGCGAAGACACGCCCCGGCGCGGCGCATTCGGGGACGGTGATGGACGGCACCGGCATGTATGTCATCCCGGGCCTCTGGGACATGCACGTCCACGCCTTTTTCAACAACGACACGTCGCGCTTCCACACGGCCAGCGAGCTGATGCTCCCGCTCTTCATCGCCAACGGGGTCACCGGCGTGCGCGACATGGGGAGCAATCTCGACGGGATCCTCGCCGCGCGCGACGCTGTGGCGGCGCACCAGCTGATTGGGCCCAGGATTGTCGCCTCCGGACCGATGCTCGACGGGCCCACCTCGCGCTACAAGGTGATCATCAAGGTGACCACGGCGGAAGACGGGCGCGCGGCGGTGCGGGAGCTGCACGACCGAGGGGTGGACTTCATCAAGACGCAGTCGCTCATCCCGCGCGACGCCTACTTCGGGCTCGCCGATGAAGCGGCGAAGCTCGGGATGCGCTTCGAGGGGCACGTCCCCGACGCGATCCGCGCGCAGGAGGCAGTCGCCGCGCACCAGCACTCCTTCGAGCACCTCCTCGGCGTGTTCGGCGCGAGCACGACCATCGAGGACGAGTTCATCGCCGGGAAGAAACTGTCGAACGCCGAAGTCCTCGCGGCGCGGTCCGAGGCGAACGAGAAGGCGATCATCGCGCTGCTCGCGAAGAATCAGGTGTGGCAGTGCCCGACGATCCTCTCCGACCTGGGGACGGCCGCCGATGTCGTCT
Proteins encoded in this region:
- a CDS encoding amidohydrolase family protein encodes the protein MLATFRALMVALGAVVYATPLVAPTVTIDDVTIINVVTGKLSPHMTVVVDGNRIASVAKTRPGAAHSGTVMDGTGMYVIPGLWDMHVHAFFNNDTSRFHTASELMLPLFIANGVTGVRDMGSNLDGILAARDAVAAHQLIGPRIVASGPMLDGPTSRYKVIIKVTTAEDGRAAVRELHDRGVDFIKTQSLIPRDAYFGLADEAAKLGMRFEGHVPDAIRAQEAVAAHQHSFEHLLGVFGASTTIEDEFIAGKKLSNAEVLAARSEANEKAIIALLAKNQVWQCPTILSDLGTAADVVSDPGLPYWLRNTVDEWKQRSLRALDSTDTAAAEVKQRFGLWELSLTMKLHAAGVPFLAGTDAPQGFDLVPGASLHSELDWLVRAGFTPLEALQTATINPATYLGRTKDLGTVEAGKIADIVVLARNPLASIGNTRSVVAVVADGRFYSTTELNKLRLHLMDVAAK
- a CDS encoding protein kinase produces the protein MLSFTAQVGYHLRHRAAEDSTLLKPGARLGSYEIDSPIGAGGMGEVYKATDTNLKRSVAIKVLPAAVADDIERLARFQREAEVLAALNHPNIAAIYRLERSEGTTALVMELVEGEDLSAVIARGPVPLVDALPMARQIADALDSAHEQAIVHRDLKPANIKVRPDGAVKVLDFGLAKAIDPAGGSSVDAMKSPTVTARATEMGIIVGTAAYMSPEQARGKAVDKRADIWAFGCVLYEMLSGRRAFGGESVSDTLSAVLRDPPDWGALPPSTPMGIRHLIERCLERDPKLRLRDIGDARLELAVPSAGPDDPSHPRTPQRGRRIGRAGWIALAALAGAIAVAAWPRSVQPAADVARLTLAQTSGASLVIGDATPDLSISRDGRRIIYASRRLDPEGARVSATQLLSRRVDAFEPVALPNLGQNPHAPFFSHDGAWVVFQTSVGDQLAPVLAKAPIAGGSLTALCPLARLDDLRGASWDDEGHIVFATARRWAGLFQVSANGGTPVVLTTPDRSRGELLHVWPDVLPGGAGTLFTIMREDGNLAIAVLPRGATTWRVLVPDGSMPRYLADGHLVYIVRGVLYGTGFDLRTLTVTTPPVALVDGILTKDTGAADYSVAANGTLAYVAAEHRDALSRVVWLHRDGTTDALPLEPKPYRAAHVSPDGHRIALSILDHGVSGLWVFDTTNDGFTRVTPREESVDDFAWSPDGRRLVFWSNAQKGLFTIAADGGDRSEKLAGTDSGRFYPTAWSPDGRTIAYIQEYPTLSLFGVSTAPPHAVRPLASGVGAQVEATFSPNGKWITHIDFEGGTPEIVVGPAGDATRSWPIAPSGRHPTWTADGRGVQYLDGPSISRIAINPDSGMPVGRPVKVVDLPRTSRNRSIEMSTDGRFLILERVDEAAGPSEIRVVLNWIQTVRTKLAGEAEK